A genomic segment from Cyprinus carpio isolate SPL01 chromosome A4, ASM1834038v1, whole genome shotgun sequence encodes:
- the LOC122141069 gene encoding NACHT, LRR and PYD domains-containing protein 3-like translates to MKHKLLEIKICFQHTVHQKRSEAESSCVSVKSDASMDPPMKFKSGDTRPDLSSVHQKRSEAEFSCVSVKSDWSMDPPMKFKSGDTRPDLSSVHQKRSEAESSCVSVKSDASMIQPIIFNSVDTRPDLSKEVLNTFRSNLLKKFVCLCEGTALQRNPTLLNEIYTELYITESESGEISSEHEVRQIETLSRRAATEDTAIKCSDIFRALPGQDKAIRTVLTKGVAGIGKTVSVQKFILDWAEGKENQDVQLIFPLPFREINLMKDKTLSLSDLLNFFFPETKEMEISSDEYKVLFIFDGLDECRLSLNFKSKVKLCNISESASVDVLLMNLIEGNLLPSALIWITSRPAAADLVPSECVHRVTEVRGFNEPQKEEYFRKRISDQSLADRIISHLKSSRSLYIMCHIPVFCWISAAVLEKMLSQAESGEIPKTLTQMYTHFLILQTNIKHQKDYEKKVTDEDMILKLVKLAFQQLVKGNLIFYDEDLRECGIDETEASVYSGLCTQIFREELGLYQGKVFCFVHLSIQEHLAALYVHLSFKINSINVFDQTKKSMWSTIFYGKSLSELHQRAVDEALQSKNGHLDLLLRFLLGLSVESNQTLLRKLLTQTGRCFYNKEETVQYIKQKIRKNHSPEKSMNLFHCLNELGDDSLMQEIHDYLKSGEIRKANLSSSQWSALVYVLLTSEQKMDVFDLKQFIGAQHTTDEVLQNLLHVVKESRSVRLCGCNLTAQSCGRLSSALQSSNSVLRELDLSNNDLKDSGVKLLSDGLKSPNCQLEILRLCGCNLTVQSCGSLSSVLQSSISFLRELDLSNSDLQDSGVKLLFDALKSPNCQLVILRLCGCNLTAQSCGSLSSALQSSNSNILRELDLSNSDLKDSGVKLLSDGLKSPNCQLEILRLCGCNLTAQSCGNLSSALQPSNSILRELDLSNNDLQDSGMKLLSDALKSPNCQLEILRLSGCMVTEEGCGYVSSALSSNPSHMRELDLSYNHPGDSGVKLLSEKLEDSNCSLDKLRYVKHDVLLFQFLSVCVHKVNSHSRVFTYWL, encoded by the exons ATGAAACACAAACTTCTGGAGATTAAGATTTGTTTCCAGCACACAG ttcatcagaagagatcagaagcagagtccagctgtgtgtctgtgaagagtgacgcGTCTATGGATCCGCCAATGAAGTTTAAGAGTGGAGATACACGGCCTGATCTCAG ctcagttcatcagaagagatcagaagcagagttcagctgtgtgtctgtgaagagtgactggTCTATGGATCCACCAATGAAGTTTAAGAGTGGAGATACACGGCCTGATCTCAG ttcagttcatcagaagagatcagaagcagagtccagctgtgtgtctgtgaagagtgatgCATCTATGATTCAACCAATAATCTTTAACAGTGTAGATACACGGCCTGATCTCAG CAAAGAAGTCCTCAACACATTTAGATCAAATCTGCTGAAgaagtttgtgtgtctgtgtgagggaACAGCGTTGCAGAGAAACCCAACACtgctgaatgagatctacacagagctctacatcacagagagtgagagtggagagatcagtaGTGAGCATGAGGTGAGGCAGATTGAGACACTATCcaggagagcagcaacagaggacacagctatcaaatgcagtgacatctttagagctttacctggacaagacaaagccatcagaactgtgctgacaaagggagtcgctggcattggaaaaacagtctctgtgcagaagttcatcctggactgggctgaagggaaagagaatcaggacgtccagctcatatttccacttcctttcagagaaatcaacttgatgaaggacaaaacactcagtctttcagatcttcttaatttctttttccctgaaactaaagaaatggaaatatccagtgatgaatataaagtgttgttcatctttgatggtctggatgagtgtcgtCTGTCTCTGAACTTTAAGAGTAAAGtgaaactgtgtaatatatctgaatcagcctcagtggacgtgctgctgatgaacctcattgaggggaatctgcttccctctgctctcatctggatcacctccagaccagcagcagctgatctcgtcccctctgagtgtgtccatcgagtgacagaggtacgaggcttcaatgagccacaaaaggaggaatacttcaggaagagaatcagtgatcagagtctggccGACAGGATCATCTCACatctgaagtcatcaaggagtctctacatcatgtgccacatcccagtgttctgctggatctcagctgctgttctggagaagatgttgagtcaagcagagagtggagagattcccaagactctcactcagatgtacacacacttcctgatccttcagaccaacatcaaacatcagaaggactatgagaagaaggtgacagatgaagacatgatcctcaaactggTGAAACTGGCTTTCCAGCAGCTTGTAAAAggaaacctgatcttctatgatgaagacctgagagagtgtggcattgatgagacagaagcatcagtgtactcaggattgtgcactcagatcttcagagaggagttgggcttgtatcaggggaaagtcttctgctttgttcatctgagcatccaggaacatctagcagctctatatgtGCACCTCTCCTTTAAAATCAACAGCATCAATGTCTTTGACCAAACCAAAAAGAGTATGTGGTCTACGATTTTTTATGGGAAGTCATTATCTGAGCTGCATCAGAGAGCTGTGGATGAAGCTTTACAGAGTAAgaatggacatctggatcttCTCCTGCGTTTTCTTCTGGGTCTCTCAGTGGAGTCCAATCAGACTCTCTTACGAAAACTACTGACACAGACAGGACGCTGCTTCTACAACAAAGAGGAAACAGTTCAGTACATCAAACAGAAGATCAGAAAGAATCactctccagagaaatccatGAATCTGtttcactgtctgaatgaactgggtgatGATTCACTGATGCAGGAGATCCACGATTATCTGAAATCTGGAGAAATAAGAAAAGCCAACCTCTCGTCTTCACAGTGGTCAGCTCTGGTTTATGTGTTACTGACATCAGAGCAGAAGATGGATGTGTTTGATCTGAAACAGTTTATTGGAGCACAACATACAACAGATGAAGTTCTTCAGAATCTGTTACATGTGGTtaaagaatccagatcagttcG gctatgtggatgtaatctcactgctcagtcttgTGGAAGATTGTCTTCAgctctacaatcatcaaactctgtcctgagagagctggacctgagtaacaatgacctgaaggattctggagtgaagcttctttctgatggactgaagagtccaaactgtcagctggagatactgag GCTATGTGGATGCAATCTCACTGTTCAGTCTTGTGGAAGTTTGTCATCAGTTCTACAATCATCAATCTCTTtcctgagagaactggacctgagtaacagtgacctgcaggattctggagtgaagctTCTTTTTGATgcactgaagagtccaaactgtcagttggtgattctgag GCTATGTggatgtaatctcactgctcagtcttgtggaagtttgtcttcagctctacaatcctcaaactcaaacatcctgagagagctggacctgagtaacagtGACCTGAaggattctggagtgaagcttctttctgatggactgaagagtccaaactgtcagttggagattctgag gctatgtggatgtaatctcactgctcagtcttgtggaaatttgtcttcagctctacaaCCATCAAACTCcatcctgagagagctggacctgagtaacaatgacctgcaggattcaggaatgAAACTTCTTTCTGATGCACTGAAGagcccaaactgtcagctggagatactgag